A region of the Arachis hypogaea cultivar Tifrunner chromosome 15, arahy.Tifrunner.gnm2.J5K5, whole genome shotgun sequence genome:
attttattattcatctatcatgtttattaataattagaaataaaaacAACAACGAAATATATCTTCCAATAATCGTGACCTCtataaatattttgataataCGAATCAATGAATTTTTTATCCCTGAATCCGTTACATTTATAAAAGCAAGGAAAATCGTGTTTGTtggtaattcaatcgattgaaagtaCAACTAATTAAATTTTGCACGATAAtatagatttttctaaaattaaatcaTTGAAAGTGtaacacaatcgattgaatttcacacgataatataaattttttaaaattcaattgattAAATTTCGCAGGCAGtgtctttaaaaaatttatatctcaataaaattaaatgataaatgtGTGTCATCATGTTTTTGTTTTAGAAAAACACACCAAGTTATCAAAAAAACAAAGATATTGTTTAGATCgagagattttgaaaaaaaaaataagtgagaaaaaaaatagaaaaatatattttttattgtttgaatgaaaataaaaaattgagtgaaaaaaaaaatattgtaaaacgtactaaattttttttctccttaAACATGAGATAAAAACTAAGAGATAATATGCaaatattcataaatttatagatttactttttgataatttaaatatatttataaattataatttacgtATAATAAGGATAATAATATCATTTTACGGTTTTACaatcttttgttttttcatttatttattcaaacaaaaaaaaattttattttttatttatttttttattcaaacaacattaaaaaattattttttttattttattttctttaattttttctttaattttttttatattcaaagaAAGTATAAGTGAGAGGAGGATGGATTGGCGTAAATGCGTAATGTACAAGTATGGCTTCAAAGAGATGAGCCAGTCGATGTCATCATGGGCTGAGAAGGTGATTTGTTTGGGCTATTTAAAGAAAGGATTTGTCTATAGTAGGAAAAGTTAAACTTGATCCTTAAACGTCCAACATTCAAAATATTAAATTGGGGGTTCAAATGAATTTGTGTAATTTCTTTTAGGTGATTactacggtacgatgataaattaatacgtaccgatacgtttaaaatatggacaaataataattaaacaagtggaatttattttctactcagcatttaattttttctttttaaatatataatatatcaccacttttactaaaacacccttttaattaaataaaaataaaaaataaattttatttaattttaataaaaagacttaaacatcCTTCCTTTATTtaattagacaaaaataccctttgaaTACCCCTATCTTAACAGCTTCTCCCCTAAACCCTAGCTTCTCCACCACCGCCGTAAGAACTGCCGCCGTCCGTCGCTCTCAGGCACTACCATCGTCGTCTGGTCGTCCgtgcttcttcctccttcaagaatCGCAGCTTCTTCTTCCTCGACCTCGGCGCGTCAGTTCCTGGTATTCATCTGCTTCATCGCGCTCCTGCCGCCGTCCGTCGGGCGCTCAGTCACCATCGTCTTCGTCTGGTCGTCGCAGATTCTTCCAACCCACCACCGTCTTCAGAGTTGTGTTCGTCGCCTGGCCTCTGTCTCCGTCACGATTCTGCCCCCCTCTTCTCAGACTGCTCAGTAGAAAAACCCATCTCCATTCCAGTTTCCTTCCTTCGAGTTCAGAGAGCAGAAGCTCAACCAAAAAAAGAACCTTAGACTTCGACGGTCAGTATGTACCCGAAGCCATGCATCATATCCCTCCAACTCCTTCCATGGCTGCTGCAAGAGAAGAAGCTGAGAATGTTATGTTTGGTGCTTTGGATAATCTCTCTGCTAATACAAAGATTAAGCCTAAGGATATTGGTGTTCTTGTTGTGAATTGCAGTTTGTTTAACCCAACCTCTTCACTTTCTGCAATGTTTGTGAACAAGTACAAGCTTAGGGGTAACATTAGAAGCTTCAATTTGGGTGGTATGGGTTGTAGTGCAGGAGTTATAGCCATTGATCttgtaattttttctttctttgttattttcctgTTGTGCCTTATAGTTTAAACAATTTGATGCTTAATAGGATCAAGATTGTTATGAGCTTTCAGCTGAGTATGAAAGGAAGCATAAGACTGAGAAGTTGGAGGAACTTGGGAATATGCTAACTGGTCTTGATGCTTGGGATTCTATTGTCATTGCCAAATCATTTTCCCACATGCTTAATTTGGCTAACTTGGCAGAAGAAGTTCAAATTGCCTACCGAAGAAGGATTAAGCTATTAAAGAAGGGCGATTTTGCTTATGAGAACTCTGCCATCACTGAATCTGACATTGAAGAAACCTTCAAGAGGCTTGTGATTGAACTGAAAAAGTCCCCACAGGAAGTGTTTGATGCTTTGAAGAAGCAAACTGTAGATTTGGTCCTAACTGCTCATCCCACTCAGTCCGTTCGTCGATCTCTGCTGCAAAAGCATGGAAGGTTTGTCACTGGACTCAGGAATAATTATAGTCCATTAACTACGAATTTATCGTTCCATTTGCTTTTACTAGATCTCAATTACCATCTCCTTTGCAATTATATATAAACAGATCTCATAGAGTAATAGATCCAGGAAGCCTGCTTATTTTTTGTTTGCTTGAACAGGACTGGAAGGATACCATAGTCAAGCAAGATCAGTCTCATGAGAACCAATCAgatatgagaagaagaagaagaaggctaTTGCTATTTTCTAAGGCCTTTAGGCATATCTATCTAGAGTGGAAGCATGTTAtgacatttcttttttttttctatcttttaggTGATTATTCTTTACGTGAGAACTAGTTCAGGAACACAATTATCTAAtatattattctttattattaaagTTTAAGGAGCAGAACATCTTAGTTAATAATATCTGTTACATAGTGCTAAAACTATGTGGTTCAATGATTGTGAACTAGTAGCATACATGTGTTTTAAATTGGGAGGAATCCAATGATTGTATTTATTTCTTCATTTTACTACCTAGTCAGTCCCTTTTTTTTAATAGTATGTTGTGGCTGTTCTTGGACTGATCATGTCAATGAACGGTGGGTGATCATTATTCAATGAGATGTATGGAGAGCCATTAGAAACCCCTTTTAAAGTTGTAACGGTGGGTGATCATTCTTGGAAGGTGCATATTGTATATTTCTAATGTCAAAGTTGCATTCATATCCCTTGAACTTTGTCACTTTTCAAAGGGGATTGGGTTGTTTTTCATTTTCAGTGGTTATCAGAGTAATTTGGTAGACAGATAGAGAAATATAGAGAGCCAAAAGGAGGATGAATGCCATGGTAGATAATGCATATtttttgttgcttgttttggatAGAAACAAGCCACCATTTTTCCCCTCCCACTTGTAATTGATTTTTGATTTGTTTAACCCATTGTCTCTGTTCCTATCTTAGAATATAAATTCATTTGTTATCCAACACTAGAGTTAATGTTAGGGAGTCAACGGTTGATATGCTAACAAAATTGATGACTATATGGAAATCAAAATGGTGTCATTGTTGTGAGTCAGATTAATATAGTAATTTCACTTGCAAGTAATTGCAATAAGATCATAATTTTTCTGTTCAACGGTTGATATGCTAACAAAATGAAGCCTGTAATCTATCATTCACTGTCTTACTTGTATATATAAAGAATTAAACTCAACACTGCTTCGAGGTACATGCTCTTGATAT
Encoded here:
- the LOC112747190 gene encoding phosphoenolpyruvate carboxylase 2-like, which gives rise to MLTGLDAWDSIVIAKSFSHMLNLANLAEEVQIAYRRRIKLLKKGDFAYENSAITESDIEETFKRLVIELKKSPQEVFDALKKQTVDLVLTAHPTQSVRRSLLQKHGRTGRIP